A genome region from Nitrospira sp. includes the following:
- the rplL gene encoding 50S ribosomal protein L7/L12: MSAAAGTKLSQDELIKAIEGMSVLELADLVKGLETRFGVTAAAPVAVVAAGGGGAAAAPAEEKTSFDVILVSAPADKKIQVIKVVRELTSLGLKEAKDLVEGAPKPIKAGATKEEADTMKKKLEESGAKVEVK, from the coding sequence ATGTCAGCAGCAGCAGGAACCAAGTTGTCACAAGATGAGTTGATCAAGGCAATCGAGGGCATGAGCGTGTTGGAATTGGCCGATCTGGTCAAGGGACTGGAGACGCGTTTCGGGGTGACGGCGGCGGCTCCGGTGGCCGTGGTGGCCGCGGGTGGCGGTGGAGCGGCGGCAGCCCCAGCCGAAGAGAAGACGTCGTTCGATGTTATTTTGGTCAGTGCCCCGGCCGACAAGAAGATCCAGGTTATCAAGGTGGTGCGCGAGCTCACCAGCCTCGGACTCAAGGAAGCGAAGGACCTGGTCGAGGGCGCTCCCAAGCCCATCAAGGCCGGTGCCACGAAGGAAGAAGCCGACACGATGAAGAAGAAGCTCGAAGAGAGCGGGGCGAAAGTCGAAGTGAAGTAA
- the nusG gene encoding transcription termination/antitermination protein NusG translates to MSNKNWYVIHTYAGFEGRVKTSLLERASQMGLTERLGQVLVPTEDVIEIKDGKRRTSRRKFFPGYVLIELEAPLADETLQMIKETPKVTGFVGGGAQPTPLSSEEVDSLLKQVDAGAAGPREQVRFIKGDNVRIVDGPFLGFNGAVDDVDADHSRVKVFVSIFGRSTPVELGFLQVERI, encoded by the coding sequence ATGAGCAATAAGAACTGGTACGTCATCCATACCTATGCGGGGTTTGAGGGTCGCGTGAAGACCAGTCTCCTCGAGCGCGCAAGTCAAATGGGGCTCACCGAGCGACTTGGGCAGGTTCTGGTTCCTACAGAAGATGTCATTGAGATCAAGGACGGGAAGCGGCGGACGTCTCGTCGAAAGTTTTTCCCGGGCTATGTCCTGATTGAGCTGGAGGCACCGCTCGCTGACGAAACGCTGCAGATGATCAAGGAGACGCCGAAGGTGACCGGGTTTGTCGGCGGAGGTGCGCAGCCCACACCGTTGTCGTCGGAAGAAGTCGATTCGTTGCTGAAGCAGGTGGATGCCGGTGCGGCAGGGCCGCGGGAGCAGGTTCGGTTTATCAAGGGCGACAATGTTCGGATTGTCGACGGTCCATTCCTGGGCTTTAATGGCGCGGTAGATGATGTGGATGCCGATCATAGCCGGGTGAAGGTGTTTGTGAGTATTTTTGGCCGATCGACACCGGTCGAGCTTGGTTTTTTGCAGGTCGAACGTATTTGA
- the secE gene encoding preprotein translocase subunit SecE produces MFHRLITSIREFIEGVRGELKKVSFPTRAETIGATTVVIVFCILMSLYLSMMDSVLGWLMRKVI; encoded by the coding sequence GTGTTTCATCGATTGATCACCTCTATTCGAGAATTCATCGAGGGTGTGCGCGGTGAACTCAAGAAGGTTTCTTTTCCGACGAGGGCGGAAACGATCGGTGCCACCACGGTCGTGATCGTATTCTGCATTCTCATGTCCCTGTATCTGTCGATGATGGATTCCGTGCTGGGCTGGCTGATGCGCAAGGTTATTTAG
- the rpoB gene encoding DNA-directed RNA polymerase subunit beta: MSESTLSEFVERKDFSRIRTSIDIPDLIEIQKRSYEEFLQMEVEPDRRKDQGLQAALASVFPITDYNNTAALEFSNYSLGTPKYDERECLEQGMTFAVPLKLRVRLIVFDKEDKGPKKKVLDVREQEVYVGELPLMTERGTFLINGTERVVVSQLHRSPGASFTHDKGRTHASGKVLYSARIIPYRGSWLDFEFDARDILYVRIDRRRKMPATILLKAFGYSTDDLLRMYYPVEEIRVSKGKLYRKLDPEIHHGLKCSTEVTEKGGKDPIVREGAKLTKVLIAKLKAAGIKEIPVTPAELVGRAVLTELVDSGKKQSLAEKNQRLTEEILEKILDSDIEEFKVIYLDTTNATLVILDTLDMERTGSKEEAMVEIYRRLRPGETPSVETARALFDNLFLSPKRYDLSPVGRLKLNKKLGLDFALEQRTLTAQDIVEVVRYLVNLKIGRGEIDDIDHLGNRRVRSVGELLENQFRLGLVRMERSIKERMNLLDMETVLPHDLINAKPVVAAVKEFFSSSQLSQFMDQTNPLAEITHKRRLSALGPGGLTRERAGFEVRDVHPSHYSRICPIETPEGPNIGLITSLATYARINEFGFIEAPYRKVVKGRVSDELEYLSAIEGDKYIIAQANSKVDTTGRLVSETVSARSAGDFITATPDKIEYMDVSPKQVVSVATALVPFLEHDDANRALMGSNMQRQAVPLLKAESPLVGTGMEAVVARDSGYVVQAKREGVVESVDATRIVVRADAKEGRKRNDSGLDVYEMIKFQRSNQNTCITQTPVVRIGEPVKRGQVLADGPAIDHGELALGKNVLVAFMPWGGYNFEDAILLSEKLVREDAFTSIHIEEFEVEARDTKLGKEDITRDIPNVGEEALRDLDESGIIRIGAEVKPGDILVGKVTPKGETQLTPEEKLLRAIFGEKAGDVKDTSLTVPPGVEGIVVDVKIFSRKGLDKDERSKSIESEDHMKLQRDHQEELRIIEDEKTKKVRKLLLGKVVGRDLMDPETGDVILKKKGKLTAEILKRLPDDMVRHIILSDPDEQKELEDVERRAKEQIEILQTLYDEKVGRLRRGDELPPGVIKLVKVYIAMKRKIQVGDKMAGRHGNKGVVSRVLPEEDMPYLPDGTPVEIVLNPLGVPSRMNVGQILETHLGWAARALGIKVASPVFDGASEKEIKELLKKAKLSPSGQTMLMDGRTGESFSSPVTVGYMYVLKLHHLVDDKIHARSIGPYSLVTQQPLGGKAQFGGQRLGEMEVWALQAYGAASILQEFLTVKSDDVPGRSRMYEAIVKGEPFLEPGLPESFNVLVKELQSLGLDVELVKSKD, encoded by the coding sequence ATGTCGGAATCGACTCTTTCGGAGTTTGTCGAACGTAAAGATTTTTCTCGGATTCGCACGAGTATCGATATCCCAGATCTCATCGAAATCCAGAAACGGTCTTACGAAGAGTTCCTCCAGATGGAAGTCGAGCCGGACCGTCGCAAGGATCAAGGGTTGCAGGCGGCGTTAGCCAGCGTCTTTCCCATTACCGACTACAACAACACCGCGGCCTTGGAATTCTCTAACTACTCGTTGGGGACACCCAAGTACGACGAGCGGGAGTGCCTTGAGCAGGGCATGACGTTTGCCGTGCCGTTGAAGTTGCGTGTACGGCTGATTGTCTTCGATAAAGAGGATAAAGGGCCGAAGAAAAAAGTGTTGGATGTTCGGGAGCAGGAAGTTTATGTCGGAGAACTTCCGCTTATGACCGAGCGCGGCACCTTCCTGATCAACGGGACCGAGCGAGTGGTGGTCAGTCAGTTGCACCGCTCGCCGGGCGCGTCGTTCACGCACGACAAGGGGCGGACGCATGCCAGCGGCAAAGTCTTGTATTCTGCCCGGATCATTCCCTACCGGGGGTCATGGCTCGATTTTGAGTTTGATGCGCGGGATATTCTGTACGTTCGTATCGATCGTCGTCGGAAAATGCCGGCCACCATCCTTTTGAAGGCGTTCGGGTATAGCACGGATGATCTGTTACGAATGTATTATCCCGTGGAGGAGATTCGTGTCTCCAAGGGGAAGCTCTATCGGAAGCTTGATCCTGAAATCCATCACGGTCTGAAGTGTTCGACGGAAGTGACCGAAAAGGGCGGCAAGGATCCCATTGTTCGAGAAGGTGCGAAGTTAACGAAGGTCTTAATCGCCAAGCTGAAGGCGGCGGGGATCAAGGAAATTCCTGTCACGCCTGCCGAACTGGTGGGGCGCGCCGTGTTGACTGAGTTGGTCGACAGCGGCAAGAAACAGTCGCTGGCAGAGAAGAACCAACGACTGACGGAAGAAATCCTTGAGAAGATCCTGGATAGCGACATTGAGGAATTCAAGGTCATTTATCTGGACACGACCAATGCCACGCTGGTGATCCTTGATACGCTCGATATGGAGCGCACCGGCTCGAAAGAAGAGGCGATGGTCGAAATCTACCGCCGTCTCCGGCCAGGTGAAACCCCTTCTGTCGAAACTGCGCGAGCCCTGTTCGATAATTTGTTTTTAAGTCCGAAACGCTATGATCTGTCGCCGGTCGGGCGGCTCAAACTCAACAAAAAGCTGGGCTTGGATTTCGCCCTCGAACAGCGGACGCTGACGGCGCAAGATATTGTTGAGGTAGTGCGGTATCTGGTGAATCTTAAGATCGGCCGGGGTGAGATCGACGACATCGACCACTTGGGCAATCGTCGTGTGCGGTCTGTCGGTGAACTTTTGGAAAACCAGTTCCGGCTCGGCCTCGTGCGCATGGAGCGGAGCATTAAAGAGCGCATGAATCTCCTGGATATGGAGACCGTGTTGCCGCACGACTTGATCAATGCCAAGCCCGTGGTCGCAGCGGTGAAGGAGTTTTTCAGCAGCAGTCAGCTCTCCCAGTTCATGGACCAAACGAATCCCCTTGCTGAGATCACGCACAAGCGCCGCCTGTCGGCCCTTGGCCCCGGTGGTTTGACGCGCGAGCGCGCAGGCTTCGAAGTGCGCGATGTGCATCCGTCGCACTACAGCCGCATTTGTCCGATTGAGACGCCGGAAGGTCCGAACATCGGATTGATCACATCCCTTGCCACCTATGCGCGCATCAACGAATTTGGTTTTATCGAGGCACCCTATCGGAAGGTGGTGAAGGGGCGAGTCAGTGACGAACTGGAGTATCTCTCGGCGATCGAGGGAGACAAGTACATTATCGCCCAGGCCAATTCGAAAGTTGATACGACGGGTCGCCTCGTGTCCGAAACGGTCTCGGCGCGTTCAGCCGGGGACTTTATTACTGCGACCCCCGACAAAATCGAATACATGGACGTGTCTCCGAAGCAGGTCGTCAGCGTCGCCACAGCGTTGGTGCCGTTCCTTGAGCATGACGACGCGAACCGTGCCTTGATGGGGTCGAACATGCAGCGGCAAGCCGTGCCTCTGTTGAAGGCTGAATCGCCGTTGGTCGGCACCGGCATGGAAGCGGTGGTTGCGCGTGACTCGGGGTATGTCGTGCAGGCCAAACGTGAAGGTGTGGTGGAAAGCGTTGATGCCACCCGGATTGTGGTGCGGGCGGATGCCAAAGAAGGCCGCAAGCGAAACGATTCCGGTCTTGATGTATACGAGATGATCAAGTTCCAGCGATCGAACCAGAACACCTGCATTACGCAGACGCCGGTGGTTCGGATCGGCGAGCCCGTCAAGCGAGGGCAGGTGTTGGCCGATGGACCGGCTATCGACCACGGCGAGTTGGCACTCGGCAAGAATGTGCTCGTCGCGTTCATGCCCTGGGGTGGATACAACTTTGAAGACGCGATTTTGTTGAGCGAAAAGCTCGTTCGAGAAGACGCCTTCACGTCCATCCATATTGAAGAGTTCGAGGTGGAAGCGCGCGATACCAAGTTGGGCAAGGAGGACATTACTCGCGACATTCCGAATGTCGGCGAAGAAGCGCTCCGTGATCTCGATGAGAGCGGCATCATCCGGATCGGTGCCGAAGTGAAGCCTGGCGACATTCTCGTCGGGAAGGTGACGCCGAAGGGTGAAACCCAGCTGACGCCGGAAGAAAAACTGTTGCGCGCGATCTTCGGTGAAAAGGCCGGTGACGTGAAGGATACGTCTCTCACGGTCCCGCCGGGCGTGGAAGGTATCGTCGTCGATGTGAAGATCTTCTCCCGCAAGGGCCTGGATAAGGATGAGCGCTCCAAGAGTATTGAGAGCGAAGATCACATGAAGTTGCAGCGCGACCACCAGGAAGAGCTGCGTATCATTGAAGATGAAAAGACCAAGAAGGTCCGTAAGCTGTTGCTCGGAAAAGTCGTCGGTAGGGATCTGATGGATCCTGAGACGGGCGACGTGATTCTCAAGAAAAAGGGCAAGCTCACTGCGGAAATTCTGAAGCGGTTGCCGGACGACATGGTGCGCCACATCATTCTCAGTGATCCTGATGAGCAGAAGGAGCTTGAGGATGTTGAGCGTCGCGCTAAGGAGCAGATTGAAATCCTGCAGACGCTGTACGACGAAAAAGTCGGGCGGCTGAGACGGGGGGATGAGCTTCCGCCGGGTGTGATCAAGTTGGTGAAGGTCTACATCGCGATGAAGCGGAAGATCCAGGTCGGTGACAAGATGGCCGGACGCCACGGGAATAAGGGTGTCGTGTCTCGCGTGCTGCCGGAAGAGGATATGCCGTATCTTCCGGACGGAACGCCGGTTGAAATCGTGCTGAATCCGTTGGGTGTGCCGTCTCGTATGAACGTGGGGCAGATTCTGGAAACGCACTTGGGCTGGGCTGCCAGAGCATTGGGCATTAAGGTCGCTAGTCCTGTGTTCGACGGAGCCTCTGAGAAGGAGATCAAGGAGCTTCTCAAGAAAGCAAAATTGTCTCCCAGTGGTCAAACGATGTTGATGGACGGGCGAACCGGTGAATCCTTCAGCAGTCCCGTGACCGTCGGATATATGTACGTGTTGAAGCTCCACCACCTGGTGGACGATAAAATTCACGCCCGGTCGATTGGTCCATATTCCCTTGTGACGCAACAGCCACTCGGAGGAAAGGCGCAGTTCGGTGGTCAGCGTTTGGGAGAGATGGAAGTTTGGGCGCTTCAGGCCTATGGGGCCGCGTCCATTCTTCAAGAATTCCTGACCGTCAAGTCGGACGACGTGCCGGGCCGGTCTCGTATGTATGAGGCCATTGTGAAGGGCGAGCCGTTCCTGGAGCCTGGATTGCCGGAATCGTTCAACGTGTTAGTCAAAGAGCTGCAAAGTCTTGGGCTCGATGTCGAGCTGGTCAAATCAAAGGACTGA
- the tuf gene encoding elongation factor Tu, translating to MAKAKFERRKPHVNIGTIGHVDHGKTTLTSALTKICADRGMAKFISYDEVAKASESQGRRDASKIMTIAISHVEYETDNRHYAHVDCPGHADYVKNMITGAAQMDGAILVVSAADGPMPQTREHILLARQVGVPYIVVFLNKADKVDDKELLELVELEVRELLTKYDFPGDKIPIVQGSALKAVEGDQGPLGVPSILKLLEAVDTYIPTPTRAIDKPFLMPIEDVFTISGRGTVVTGRCEKGIVKVGDEIEIVGLRPTQTTIVTGVEMFRKVLDEGQAGDNIGVLLRGTKKEDVERGMVLAKPKSITPHTKFKAEIYVLTKEEGGRHTPFFNGYRPQFYFRTTDVTGIVTLTPGVEMVMPGDNVTVTGELISPIAMDQGLRFAVREGGKTVGSGVVTEILA from the coding sequence ATGGCGAAGGCGAAATTTGAGCGACGAAAGCCCCACGTGAACATCGGGACGATCGGGCACGTGGACCATGGAAAGACGACGCTGACGAGTGCGCTGACCAAGATCTGTGCGGATCGCGGAATGGCGAAGTTTATCAGCTACGACGAAGTGGCGAAGGCGAGCGAGAGCCAGGGCCGTCGGGATGCTAGCAAGATCATGACGATCGCGATCAGTCACGTCGAATACGAGACGGACAATCGGCACTATGCGCACGTTGACTGCCCGGGCCACGCCGACTATGTGAAGAACATGATCACCGGCGCCGCGCAGATGGATGGCGCAATCCTGGTGGTGAGTGCCGCCGACGGTCCCATGCCGCAGACGCGGGAGCACATTTTGTTGGCGCGCCAAGTGGGCGTCCCCTACATCGTGGTGTTTCTGAACAAGGCGGATAAGGTCGACGACAAGGAGTTGCTGGAGTTGGTCGAGCTCGAAGTGCGGGAGCTGCTGACGAAGTACGATTTTCCGGGCGACAAGATTCCGATCGTGCAGGGATCGGCGCTGAAGGCGGTCGAGGGTGATCAGGGGCCGTTGGGTGTGCCGTCCATTCTGAAATTGCTCGAAGCGGTGGATACGTATATCCCGACCCCGACTCGGGCCATTGATAAGCCGTTCCTGATGCCGATCGAAGACGTGTTCACGATCAGTGGGCGCGGGACGGTGGTGACGGGGCGTTGCGAAAAGGGCATCGTGAAGGTCGGCGACGAAATCGAAATCGTCGGGTTGCGGCCGACGCAGACGACCATTGTGACGGGCGTGGAAATGTTCCGCAAGGTGCTCGACGAGGGGCAGGCGGGGGATAACATCGGCGTCTTGTTGCGCGGGACGAAGAAGGAAGATGTGGAGCGGGGCATGGTGTTGGCGAAGCCGAAGAGCATCACGCCGCACACGAAGTTCAAGGCCGAGATCTATGTGTTGACAAAGGAAGAAGGCGGACGGCATACGCCGTTCTTCAACGGCTACCGGCCGCAGTTCTACTTCCGGACGACCGACGTGACGGGGATTGTGACGTTGACGCCGGGCGTGGAGATGGTGATGCCGGGAGACAATGTGACGGTGACGGGCGAGTTGATCAGCCCGATTGCGATGGATCAGGGGTTGCGGTTTGCGGTGCGTGAGGGCGGCAAAACCGTGGGCTCGGGTGTCGTCACGGAAATTTTAGCGTAA
- the rplA gene encoding 50S ribosomal protein L1, producing MGKKLTAAQEKIEPRFYGLKEAVEAVKQASFAKYDESVDLAIRLGIDPKRSDQMVRGTTALPHGTGKKLRVLVFAKGEKEQEARQAGADHVGSDDLMEKIKGGWMEFDCAISTPDLMASVGKLGKVLGPRGLMPNPKTGTVTFEVGKAVSEIRKGRVEFKVEKAGIVQVPVGKVSFDAQKLYDNAQAVLESVVKAKPSSCKGRYLKSVTMSSTMGPGVKLDPVALSKLWS from the coding sequence ATGGGAAAGAAATTGACCGCGGCTCAGGAAAAGATCGAGCCTAGGTTTTATGGATTGAAAGAGGCCGTCGAGGCCGTCAAGCAGGCGTCGTTTGCTAAGTACGATGAATCTGTCGATCTGGCGATTCGGCTGGGGATTGATCCCAAGCGCTCGGATCAGATGGTGCGCGGGACGACCGCGTTGCCGCATGGAACGGGTAAGAAGCTCCGCGTGCTCGTCTTCGCCAAGGGTGAGAAAGAGCAGGAGGCTCGCCAGGCCGGTGCCGATCACGTGGGGTCGGATGACCTGATGGAAAAGATCAAGGGCGGGTGGATGGAGTTTGATTGCGCAATCTCCACGCCTGATCTGATGGCCTCTGTCGGTAAGCTCGGTAAGGTGCTCGGCCCCCGTGGGTTGATGCCCAATCCGAAAACCGGCACGGTCACATTTGAAGTCGGCAAGGCCGTCAGTGAGATTCGCAAGGGTCGTGTCGAATTTAAGGTCGAGAAAGCCGGAATCGTGCAAGTGCCTGTCGGCAAAGTATCGTTTGATGCTCAGAAGCTCTACGACAATGCGCAGGCTGTGTTGGAGTCTGTGGTGAAGGCAAAGCCGTCGTCCTGTAAGGGCCGATATCTGAAGAGTGTGACGATGTCGAGCACGATGGGGCCTGGCGTGAAGCTGGATCCTGTGGCGCTGTCGAAGTTGTGGAGTTGA
- a CDS encoding ATP-dependent helicase, translating to MDRESKPYILKRTPDQDHVRKFSLDYAKELNPQQYAAVTAVDGPALVIAGAGSGKTRTLVHRVAYLIDSGVDPSHILLLTFTRKSAEEMLERVGALIGSRSQRVCGGTFHSVANMLLRRHGRVLGIEPGFTIMDRGDAEDLIALLRAQLGLNEKDKRFPRKGTIAEIYSKCENTLRGLEEIVLDEYSHFADHLDALGKLQRAYQAAKRQRQLLDYDDLLVLLRDLLTKDEPTRTTISRQFRYILVDEYQDTNRLQAELIRKLAATHDNVMVVGDDSQSIYAFRGATFRNIMEFPSWFPGAKIYKLEENYRSTQPILSVANEIIQEAPEKYTKHLFTRKLDGPLPALVEAAGENAQSRFVAQKILELREEGVPLNEIAVLFRSSFHSFDLEIELSRCGLPFVKRGGIKFIEAAHVKDLLAHLRVVVNPQDAVSWHRVLMLVEGVGPKKAQDLVAAMVRVNDPYEVLRSSSGRSGKGLKELALVLDNLSKSDDLSPTEQVNRVYEYYLPILKDHHDDYPKRIRDLDHLHTIAESYPGLTEFLADLALAPPDGSAVGVEAIGRDDEQVVLSTIHSAKGLEWQCVFLLWVVDGKFPSVFSFNTDEELEEERRLLYVAVTRAKRYLFLTYPINVYDRSSGMLLSKPSRFLDHVSPRLFETLALVEEGHGHDWAREDDRYV from the coding sequence ATGGACCGAGAGAGTAAGCCCTACATTCTGAAACGGACTCCGGATCAAGACCATGTCCGGAAGTTCTCGTTGGATTATGCCAAGGAGCTGAACCCGCAGCAGTATGCGGCTGTGACGGCAGTGGATGGCCCGGCACTCGTCATTGCCGGTGCCGGAAGCGGCAAAACGCGGACGCTCGTGCATCGCGTTGCCTATCTCATCGATTCCGGGGTGGATCCTTCGCATATTTTGCTGCTGACTTTCACCCGGAAGTCTGCCGAAGAAATGCTGGAACGTGTCGGCGCGTTAATCGGATCGCGCAGCCAGCGAGTCTGTGGCGGCACGTTTCACTCCGTGGCGAATATGCTGCTGCGCCGCCACGGGCGAGTGCTCGGGATCGAGCCAGGCTTTACGATCATGGACCGAGGCGATGCGGAAGATTTGATTGCCCTCCTGCGCGCCCAGCTGGGCCTGAACGAAAAAGATAAGCGATTCCCCCGCAAGGGAACCATCGCGGAGATCTACAGTAAGTGCGAAAATACGCTCCGCGGATTGGAAGAGATTGTTCTCGACGAATATTCCCACTTTGCCGACCATCTCGATGCGCTGGGGAAGCTCCAGCGCGCCTATCAGGCCGCGAAGCGCCAGCGCCAGCTGCTCGATTACGACGACCTGTTGGTGTTATTGCGGGACCTACTGACGAAGGATGAGCCGACTCGTACCACGATCTCGCGGCAATTCCGGTACATCCTAGTGGATGAGTACCAGGATACGAATCGACTGCAGGCGGAACTCATTCGGAAGCTGGCGGCCACTCATGACAATGTCATGGTCGTGGGTGACGATTCCCAATCCATCTATGCGTTCCGCGGCGCCACATTCCGTAACATCATGGAATTTCCCTCCTGGTTCCCCGGTGCCAAGATTTACAAGCTGGAGGAGAATTACCGCAGCACGCAGCCGATCCTGAGCGTTGCGAATGAGATCATTCAGGAAGCTCCCGAGAAATATACGAAACATTTGTTCACGCGTAAGTTGGACGGGCCGCTGCCGGCGCTGGTGGAGGCAGCCGGGGAGAATGCACAGTCTCGATTTGTGGCGCAAAAAATTCTGGAACTGCGCGAAGAAGGTGTGCCGCTGAATGAGATTGCGGTGCTGTTTCGTTCCAGCTTTCATTCCTTCGATTTGGAAATCGAGCTGTCGCGTTGTGGGTTGCCGTTCGTGAAGCGGGGCGGGATCAAGTTTATCGAAGCCGCGCATGTGAAGGATCTTCTGGCCCATTTGCGAGTGGTGGTGAATCCCCAGGATGCGGTCAGTTGGCACCGGGTGCTCATGCTGGTTGAAGGGGTCGGTCCGAAGAAGGCTCAGGATCTGGTCGCGGCCATGGTGCGGGTGAATGATCCGTACGAGGTGCTGCGGAGCAGTAGCGGCCGCTCGGGCAAGGGATTGAAGGAGCTGGCGCTGGTCCTCGACAATCTGTCGAAGAGTGACGATCTGAGCCCGACGGAACAGGTGAACCGGGTTTACGAGTATTATCTGCCGATTCTGAAGGATCATCATGACGACTATCCCAAGCGCATTCGAGATTTGGATCATTTGCACACCATTGCCGAGAGCTACCCCGGCTTGACTGAGTTCCTGGCGGATTTAGCGCTGGCACCACCCGACGGCAGTGCCGTGGGCGTGGAGGCTATCGGGCGTGACGATGAGCAAGTGGTGTTGTCGACGATTCATTCGGCGAAGGGGTTGGAGTGGCAGTGTGTGTTTTTATTATGGGTGGTGGATGGGAAATTCCCTTCGGTCTTCTCGTTCAATACCGATGAGGAGCTTGAAGAAGAGCGACGGTTGTTGTACGTCGCCGTGACGCGGGCGAAGCGCTACCTGTTCTTGACCTATCCGATCAATGTCTATGATCGGAGTTCGGGCATGTTGTTGTCCAAACCTTCGCGATTCCTCGATCACGTGTCTCCCCGTCTGTTCGAAACCTTGGCCTTGGTCGAGGAAGGGCATGGGCACGATTGGGCGCGCGAGGATGACCGGTATGTCTAG
- the rplK gene encoding 50S ribosomal protein L11, with protein MAKEVSAQIKLQIPAGKANPAPPVGPSLGQHGVNIMEFCKQFNAKTQKDGDSIIPVIITVYKDRSFTFIMKTPPASDLLKKAAGIIKGSGVPHKDKVGKVSQAQVREIAQKKLSDLNAADLEGAIKIIQGTARSMGITVQ; from the coding sequence ATGGCCAAGGAAGTATCAGCGCAGATTAAGTTGCAGATTCCGGCCGGCAAGGCCAATCCTGCTCCGCCGGTTGGCCCGTCATTGGGACAGCATGGTGTGAATATCATGGAGTTCTGCAAGCAGTTCAACGCCAAGACGCAGAAGGACGGGGATAGCATTATCCCGGTGATTATCACGGTCTACAAGGACCGGAGCTTTACCTTCATCATGAAGACGCCTCCGGCGTCGGACTTGTTGAAAAAGGCCGCTGGGATCATCAAAGGGTCGGGCGTGCCACACAAGGATAAGGTGGGGAAGGTCAGTCAGGCTCAGGTTCGTGAAATCGCGCAGAAGAAATTGTCTGACTTGAATGCGGCTGATCTTGAGGGCGCCATCAAGATTATTCAGGGAACCGCGCGTAGCATGGGCATCACCGTCCAGTAA
- the rpmG gene encoding 50S ribosomal protein L33, translated as MRDIIDLACTVCKQRNYTTRKNKKNDPDRLERNKFCKFCRKHIAHKEVK; from the coding sequence ATGCGAGATATCATTGACTTGGCCTGTACGGTCTGCAAGCAGCGAAATTATACGACCCGCAAGAACAAGAAGAACGATCCGGATCGGCTGGAGCGGAATAAGTTCTGTAAGTTCTGCCGGAAGCATATCGCGCACAAGGAAGTGAAGTAG